A region of Massilia sp. KIM DNA encodes the following proteins:
- the cheY gene encoding chemotaxis response regulator CheY: MADPKMRFLVVDDFSTMRRIVRNLLKELGYANVDEAEDGVMALAKLRSEQFDFVVSDWNMPNMDGLTMLQNIRADPALAKLPVLMVTAEAKKENIIAAAQAGASGYVVKPFTAATLDEKLNKIFEKLEKSGA, translated from the coding sequence ATGGCTGATCCAAAGATGCGTTTTTTGGTTGTTGACGATTTCTCGACGATGCGACGCATTGTCCGGAATCTGTTGAAGGAACTGGGTTACGCCAACGTCGACGAGGCTGAAGATGGCGTGATGGCGCTCGCCAAGCTGCGCAGCGAACAATTCGACTTCGTGGTGTCGGACTGGAACATGCCGAACATGGACGGCCTGACCATGCTGCAGAACATCCGTGCCGATCCCGCGCTGGCCAAGCTGCCGGTGCTGATGGTGACTGCGGAAGCGAAGAAGGAAAACATCATCGCCGCGGCCCAGGCCGGCGCCAGCGGCTACGTGGTCAAGCCGTTCACGGCCGCCACCCTGGACGAGAAGCTGAACAAGATCTTCGAGAAACTCGAGAAGAGCGGAGCCTGA